The stretch of DNA GAGTGAGTACTCGCGTCACTTCTCGGCGTACTTGACGATGTTGGGCGGCGGCGACTTCGGCATCTTCAACTTGGTCGCAAATTGCGATCGCGTATCCCTTTTCCACTAACATGGCACAATAGCGCTCTAGTGCATGATGCGGTACTCCCGTCATGGGTACGCGCCCTATTTCTTTTCCACCCTCCTTACTCGTCAGCACCAGTTCCAATTCTCGCGAAACCGTGAGTGCATCGAGAAAGAAAGTTTCAAAAAAATCTCCACATCGATAGAGTAGTATGGTATTTGGATACTGTTCCTTGACTTGCACAAAATGCTGGTACATTGGTGAAAGTTTGGTGATATCCAGTTTTCGATAGTCCGCATTACGCACCATCGGCTTACTATCAAATTCTGTAGAAGTAGATGCAGAGGAGGAATTGTTCATCGCCGTCAACAATCAGTTATACGCCTTAGCCTTTTTAGTGTAAGTAAAAGTAATTTATAAAATTTTTACTAACTTAGAAATAGACAACTTTTTATCCAGTATTATTCTTCTTCCTATCCAACGCTGATTTTGCTAATGAATTATACTATACTTTATCACTTTTTCGCTCGACTCAATAAAATATTAAAATAATATTGATATTTATAGAAAATTTCCAAATAACTGCTACTTCGAATTATTCCTGCGGCTAAAAATCAACACTCCATATATTACTTAAAACGATTAAACACTATAAAATTTTCATTTTACATCTTAATTTTGTCATTTTTTCTATCCTACCCTATGGGAAGGCTACGCCTATGCGGTTCGTTTAAAACAAGGTCAACTTTTGTAGGTTTTCCTTACAATAAGGTAATAGTTATTAGGATTTAGTATTGATAGTTTATCTCAAATTAGTATTAACAGCGGTTGTTTGGGGCGGCACATTTATTGCTGGAAGATGGGTTGTACAAAGTTTAGAACCTTTTTCCGCTGCATTTTGCCGTTTTGCTGTTTCTTCCATATGTTTATTATTTCTTACGGCTCAGCAAGAAGGGCAATTACCGCGTCTTCAACGAAAGCAACTTACGCAAGTAATTCTATTAGGAATGACAGGGGTATTTGCGTACAATGCTTTCTTTTTTCTTGGCTTGCAAACTATTGCTGCTAGCCGTGCAGCATTGATTGTTGCGTTAAACCCGACGTTTATTGCGCTGGGTTCTGTTTTATTTTTCAAAGATAAACTGACAATTTTAAAATTAATAGGAATTATTACGTCTTTATTAGGAGCTGCATTAGCAATTAGCAGAGGAAATATAGTTAATATTTTAGCTGATAATCTAAGTATCGGGGATTTATTTTTATTCGGCTGTGTCTTTAGCTGGGTTGCCTATACGCTGATTGGTAAACTAGCAATGCAACAACTTTCACCTTTAGTTGCTACGACATATGCTTGCTTGATTGGTACTATTGCCTTATTTTTTCCCGCTCTATCCGAAGGGATTTTACAACAATTTTTTCAAATCAATTTGGTTACGTGGTTAGTAATTTGGTATTTAGGTTTTTTAAGTTCGGCGTTGGGTTTTATTTGGTATTCTGAAGGTGTTAGAACAATTGGTCCTGCCAAAGCTGCTATTTTTATTAATTTAGTACCAGTATCAGCAATTTTGCTAGCAGCCGTTGTATTGCAAGAAGAAATTACTTTGAGTCTTCTAGTAGGCGGTACTTTAGTAGTAATTGGTGTATTGCTTACGAATAAAGCTTAAGCTGAATAAAGTCCAACAAAATTTTTTGGTGAGGTGTTCCTAGGGGTTTAATTGCTTGGGCTTTCTTTGAATAGCATTCACCTTCTAAAATTTGCTCAGGTGTTAATAAACCGAGATCCCACCCTTCATGAAGCACGAGTTGATCGAGATCGACGGTTAAAGGTGCGTGATAAACGTGACGGACAACTTGTGTATCGCAATAGCAGTCGAATTTAGATATTGTGGGTGGAGTGTAGTTAATTTCTTCTTGAAGTTCTCTGATTACAGCCGCATCAGGTAATTCTCCAGGTTCGATGTGACCGCCAAATAATCCCCAATGACCAGGATAGAGGATTCCAGGAATATTGTCGCGTAATTGCATGAGAAATTGGTTTTGGCGATAGAGAATGGCGATCGCGACGCGAATTTGTTCGTTCATAGATCATTTAGCAGGGATGCGTTCGATTTGGCGGTGTTCTTCGACATAAGCTTCACCAAAATCTTGTTCAGCAACAGGAATACTGTGGTAGCGTAGCTTTCCTTCGATTAAAACGCGATCTTCAAGTTGAATATTGCGTTGATTCGTTAACACCCAAATTGTGCCACTAGAGTCTTGGACTTGGTATGCAAACCAATCAACGAGAGGAACTAGCGCCACGACTCTACCTTGAACATAAATTGTTTGATCTCGATCGCGTGTTGGTTCGATATCAGCGATTTGAGAAACATCAACGCCAAAACCCACATTGTTAATGCTGTTGAGTGCAGACGGTACACTGCTACAGCCAAGTAAGCCAGTCAGCAACAGAGAGGGTAGAATGTAGAAAGGTTTGAGTTGTGGCGCGATCGCCTGACGAAGAAATTGCATGGTCACTAGCACCATCACAACGAATGAACGAAGTAGATTTCAATCGTATGCAAAGAAATAGCGATCGCCCAGTATTGTTAGAAAAAATTAGTCATAGGGGCAAGGCAATGCTTTGCTCGTAGAGGTCAGGGTTAAATAGTAAGATTTTGATGCAACAGGGCTGCATCAAGTAGCCATGCAAAACAAAGGTGCCAAAATATGGTTATGCAGCAAGCAAAGTTACTCGATGGTAAAGCTTTGGCGCAACGCCTGCAAAGCGAACTCAAAGAACAAATTCAGAAACAAACGGCGATTGGACGTCCACCAGGATTAGCAGTATTAATGGTAGGAGACAATCCTGCAAGCGCTGCGTATGTCCGCAACAAAGAACGCGCTTGTACTAACGTAGGAATCGCTTCATTTGGAGAACATTTTGGGGTAGAAGTTACGCAATCAGAACTAGAAGAGACTATTCACCGTCTTAATCGAGATGAACGCGTTGATGGAATTTTAGTGCAATTACCTCTACCCGAACATTTAGATGGAGTTGCATTATTACATCAAATTGATCCTGATAAAGATGCGGATGGATTGCATCCTACAAACTTAGGAAGACTCGTGCGCGGCGAACCAGGTTTGCGTAGCTGTACTCCCGCTGGCGTAATGCGGTTGTTGCAAGAATATCAAATTTCACTGAAAGGTAAACAAGCGGTTGTGGTTGGGCGGAGTATTTTAGTTGGCAAGCCTTTAGCGTTGATGTTACTCGAAGCGGATGCAACGGTAACAATTGCGCATTCGCGATCGCAGGATTTAGGTGCAATTACCCAGTCTGCGGATATTTTAGTAGGTGCCGTCGGTCGTCCAGGACTGATTACAGCAGATATGGTAAAACCTGGAGCGGTTGTTGTCGATGTGGGAATTAATCGCGTGACAGATGCAAGTGGTAGTAGTCGTTTGGTGGGCGATGTAGATTTTGACGCGGTGCAAAATGTTGCAGAGTATATTACTCCAGTTCCTGGGGGGATTGGTCCAATGACAGTCGCGATGTTATTACAAAATACGTTCGCAAGTTATTTACAACGCCATCAGTAAACAAGATCAAATTCAGTTAGTGACTGATGATTAAAGTGGTAATTCATGACTAGCACAGGTGAAAGGTGACTAGGGACTAGCAACTAACCACTAGCAGCACTGCCGATAGCTTGGTTGTTTAATGAGAAATGATATGACAAATACTGAATTTGTGATTCATAACTTGCCAAAGCCCCGTAAAATTGTTACGGACACCACAGCAGCTGAAGGAATTCGGGAATGGTAGTAACGGATAACCCACAAACGCCTCAAGAAAAAGTACCATTTGACCTACCAGCTTATTTACAACAGCGACAATCGCAAATTGAAGCGGCGCTGGATCGTGCCATTCCGATCGCTTATCCAGAGAAGATTTACGAAGCGATGCGCTACTCGTTGTTAGCTGGTGGTAAACGGCTGCGTCCGATTTTGTGTCTGGCAACGTGCGAACTAGCTGGTGGTACAACAGAAATGGCAATACCAACAGCTTGTGCTTTAGAGATGATTCATACGATGTCGCTTATTCACGACGACCTTCCCGCAATGGATAATGATGATTATCGACGCGGGATGTTGACAAATCATAAAGTTTATGGTGAAGACATTGCAATTCTGGCAGGCGACGGCTTACTAGCGTATGCGTTTGAGTATGTTGCAGCAAAGACTGAAAATGTGCCAGCACCGCGAGTTTTGCAGGTCATTAGTCGCCTAGGGCGTGCTGTTGGTGCGGCAGGTTTGGTTGGCGGTCAGGTTGTCGATCTAGAATCAGAAGGAAAAGCGGATGTCTCAATTGAGACGCTCAACTTTATTCACAATCACAAAACGGCGGCGTTGTTAGAAGCTTGTGTTGCTTGTGGAGCAATTTTAGCAGGTGCGCCAGAAGCTGACTTACAAAGATTAACTCGCTACGCGCAAAATATCGGTTTAGCATTCCAAATTGTGGATGATATCCTAGATATTACTGCGACTCAAGAAGAACTCGGCAAAACTGCTGGCAAAGATTTACAAGCACAAAAAGCAACGTATCCAAGTATTTGGGGCTTAGAAGAATCGCAGCGTCAAGCACGCCAACTGGTTCAAGCGGCAATTGCAGAACTTGATTCTTTTGGAGAAAAAGCCCTACCGCTACAAGCGATCGCCGAATTTATTACTAGCCGCACGCACTAAAGCTATCAGCTCTTTATAACCGACATCAAAACACCATGCAGGACTTTGGCGACATTCTAGACAACAGCGTACTGCTGGTTGCTGTAATAGCTTGTCTCATCGCTCAAGCATCAAAACTTATAGTAGAGTTAGTCAAAAATCGTAAATTAGACGTACGCGTTCTCGTCACAACAGGGGGAATGCCAAGCGCCCATTCAGCACTCGTTACCGCCTTAGCCACAGGTATTGGACAAACGACAGGATGGGCAAGCACTGAGTTTGCGATCGCGACAATTTTTGCAATTATTGTTATGTACGATGCAGCGGGAGTCCGTCAGGCTGCGGGTAAACAAGCACGCATTCTCAATCAAATGATTGACGAACTATTCCACGAAAACAAAGAATTTAACGAAGACCGACTCAAAGAATTACTTGGACATACACCGTTTCAAGTCATTGTTGGCTCAGTTCTCGGCGTTACAATTTCTTGGCTAGCAAGTCCAGCGTATTAGGAGATAGTTGTGAGTAATGAGTGATAAGTTATATAAAAAACACTATTCTTCCTCTGCCCCCCTGCTTCCTCTGCTCCTCTACTCCTCTGCCCCCTTGCTATCATATCTGGAACGAACGAGCGTGACTTGGCGGCTATTGACTAACAAAGCATAAAAGCCGCGATCGCTGAGTCGCTTTAAGGTTTCAGTTGCCTTGTCTTGGTCACTTGTGTGCAGTGCGAGTAAGTAACTACGCTGGGCGTAGGAAGTCAAACCGACGTCGGTTCCTAAAAATTGCTGTACTTGGGCTGCGGTATCTGGGCGGTTGAAATATTCAACTAACACCGCATATCCTGCCCCTAAGGGTTTTGGTTCTCCTGCTGTTGATGTGGATACTGTTTCCCTAGGAGAACGCACAACAAATGCGGCTAAACCTAGAGAACGAATCGATTGCGCTTGCGAGTTAGCATTCTCTAGTTGTGTAAAAGTGCCAGTGCGCGTTACTGTTTCGTTAAGATAGCGGCAAACAATGCTATTCGTATCAGGCGGTAGGGCGCGACGTAGTTTTTCTTGCGCTTCCGGCGTTGGCGATCGCACGAGTACAAGATATTCGCCTGCTTTGGGTGGTTGGCAATTAGGAGTTGTTTGGGCAACTGCCACAGGAATACTCATCGCCCAACGAACAGCGGCAAGTATAATTAAGCCGAGCAGTGGCATTGCTCCACGTTGGTACATCATCCCCTCATTTTTGTTATTGTTCATTTCATGACGACATCGACGCCAGCGAAGCTAGGGGATCGGGAATTGTTGCTGAGGGGGCTTGAAATTCGCCTGTAATGACGTACTCTAGTCGCAACTTCAGCCAGGTAATAAATTGCGGATTTGTAGAAATCACCGCCGCTGCTGGTTGAGGACATTGAGCTTTTATTTGTGCCATTTCGGGCGCTTCTAAAAAGGCTGGCTGCGTGACTAACCAAAAATCAATTTCTTTTTCCTGTTCGTGATAGTTGCGCGTGCGTTCTCGAAGAACTTCATCTAACGGTTCTTCTTCAACGAGAAAGCGTTGACTTGCCAAAACGTAGTAATAGGTTTGCATCTCTCTAGAGGTTAACGACTAGAAAGTAGTTATTGTCTCACTTTTTATCTTCTGATTTTAGGAGAAATTTACACTTCTCCACGAATCGCTCGTTTCATCTCACGCACCGCACGCTCTAACCCGACTAAAGCTGCACGGCTAACGATGGTATGACCGATATTGAGTTCTTCCATACCAGGAATGCAAGCGACAGGGTAGACATTCCAATACGTCAATCCATGTCCAGCGTTGACACGTAAACCGGAGGCGATCGCTTGTTTGGCACCTTGCGCGAGGATATCGAGTTCTTGTTGTCTACTTGCTTCGTTATGCGCTTCCGCATAGCGCCCCGTGTGCAACTCAATAAATTGAGCTTTAACCTTGACAGATGCTTCAATTTGTGCACTATCAGCATCGATAAACAAACTAACAGGAATGTCAGCAGACTGTAATTTATCGACAACTTCGTTCATGCGGTCGAGTTGACCGACAATATCTAAACCGCCTTCGGTTGTAACTTCCTCGCGTTTTTCGGGTACAAGTGTCACGTAATCTGGTTTGACATCCAGTGCGATCGCCACCATTTCATCAGTAGCTGCCATTTCTAAATTTAAGTGCGTCCGTACAGTTTCTCGCAACAAACGGACATCTCGTTCTTGAATATGGCGTCGGTCTTCGCGCAGATGTACAGTGATTCCATCCGCACCGCCAAGTTCGGCAAGAACGGCTGCTGCTACAGGGTCGGGTTCTACAGTGCGGCGTGCTTGTCTAATAGTGGCGATGTGATCGATGTTAACTCCTAATGTAGGCAATCCCATTTCTCCTAGAGTTCATAAGTTTCAGCACTAGATTTTAACGCGTGATGTAATTTACTTGCCGATCGGCATTTTATCGCCAAAACTTAATTTGCCCTTCTTTGTCACCGCTAATTACAGTTTGATCGTCGGGGCTAATTGCCACTGCGTACACATCTCCAGGGTGTCCTTGAAAGGTGTGTAGTAATCTACCAGTGCGCAAACTCCACAATTTAACTTCGCGGTCTTCCGCACCACTTACCAGAAACTGACCGTCAGCACTAATTGCTACCGAGTTTACATGGTCTGTATGCCCGTGCAAAGTTCGTACTAATCTACCTGTGCGGATATTCCAAATTTCTACAGTTTCGTCATTACTACCACTCGCTAATGTTTCGCCATCAGGGCTAATTGCGACCGTGATAATTTTACTTTTGTGCGCTGCTAGCGTGCGGATAAGTTGACCAGTATTGACATCCCAAATTTTGATATCTTGACCTTGACCGCCACTTGCTAAGGTTTGTCCATCAGGACTCAGCGCAATTGTTCTGAGTCGCGTTGTGTCAGCTGCAAAGCTTCTCAGTAATTTTCCAGCTGGTAAATCCCATACTTTGATTGTATTGTTACTATCAGCACTGACGAGCGTCTTACCATCTTGGCTAATGGCAACTGCCCAAACAGTAGCTTCTACCCCTGTCAAAGTACGGATTAGTTCGCCTGTCTGAAGGTTCCAAACTTTAATTGTTTGATCGCCGCTACCACTGACTAGCGATCGCCCGTCAGGAGTAATTGCTACCGACCAAACTGCAGCAGTATGACCTGACAAGGTACGTATTGGTTTTCCACTGGGTAAATGCCAAATTTTGATTGTTGTATCACCGCTGCTACTGACAAGCGTTTGACCATCATGCGTTGTCGCGAGTGACCAAACAGTTTTTGAGTGATCGAGGCGTGTTTGGGCGGTTTGACTATAATCTCTCGGTGCTGCAACCAGCGAGTTACCAAAAGGTAATTGTAGTAAATGTTGCCGTTGTAAAATGTACGTCGCGCCAACTAAAGTGACTAGCGTTGTGAAGCTGACACCTAAAAGCAAACGGACGCTGCGATGTTGGACGAGTGGTGCGAAAACTCGTGTTCTGCGGGTAGGTAATACGAACGGTTCACTCTGTTGAGGTTGTGCCTCAAGTACAGGAGCAATTAAGATTTTGTTATGAGTGGAATTTATAATAACTGGCTCGATATTTGCTGCGGTTGCTTCAACTTTTCTGCTGATATATTCATGCAACTCGTCAACTGCAATCTGGCGATCGCCGTCTAAATCCGCTGCACCCTTTAGACCTTCAACAAGGTAACGCGTATAAGTAGAGATGTCGTTTCCCTTTTGTTGAAACAATGATTGAGTTGCAGACGACAAGAGAATCGTGCGATTTCCTCCTAGTTGAGTGGCGATATCTTCTGAAGCACCACCCTGCATTGTAGCAGCGACACTTGCTGCTGAAGCTTGAGTAAAACAACAATCTAAAATCAGTATCTGTTGCGTTGCGCGGCTATCGTTCATAATATCTTGCACAAAACTCGCCGATACAACGGTTGATTTGATAAGTTCTCTATGTGTGTTTTTGCTGGTATGACTGGTTGCAAAAGATAGTTGATTTCTGTAGTCTTTGATGCAGTATCCTGAATAATAAAGTAATACCAAATCATTACTTTGACGCGCTTTACCTCGAAATAAATCTTCAATTGCTGCTTGCATGACAAGCGGTTCTGGATCTTTTAAAGTTTCAACTTCATCAAATTCTAAGCCTGGATTTTGCAGTACGCGTTGCATTTCCTCGACATCTTTTACTGCACCAGGTAAAGTATTAAAGCCAGTACCGTGGTGGCTAACTCCAATAAGTAGTGCAAATTTAGCCATTCTAATTTCCTACATTGCCAGAGATACTAACCCCAAAAAACAGAGCATTAACGCAACTATTAATAATTTGCTTAAACTTTAAATTTTCTTTAAAAATTT from Chroococcidiopsis sp. TS-821 encodes:
- a CDS encoding NUDIX hydrolase, which codes for MNEQIRVAIAILYRQNQFLMQLRDNIPGILYPGHWGLFGGHIEPGELPDAAVIRELQEEINYTPPTISKFDCYCDTQVVRHVYHAPLTVDLDQLVLHEGWDLGLLTPEQILEGECYSKKAQAIKPLGTPHQKILLDFIQLKLYS
- a CDS encoding MgPME-cyclase complex family protein yields the protein MQTYYYVLASQRFLVEEEPLDEVLRERTRNYHEQEKEIDFWLVTQPAFLEAPEMAQIKAQCPQPAAAVISTNPQFITWLKLRLEYVITGEFQAPSATIPDPLASLASMSS
- a CDS encoding caspase family protein — translated: MAKFALLIGVSHHGTGFNTLPGAVKDVEEMQRVLQNPGLEFDEVETLKDPEPLVMQAAIEDLFRGKARQSNDLVLLYYSGYCIKDYRNQLSFATSHTSKNTHRELIKSTVVSASFVQDIMNDSRATQQILILDCCFTQASAASVAATMQGGASEDIATQLGGNRTILLSSATQSLFQQKGNDISTYTRYLVEGLKGAADLDGDRQIAVDELHEYISRKVEATAANIEPVIINSTHNKILIAPVLEAQPQQSEPFVLPTRRTRVFAPLVQHRSVRLLLGVSFTTLVTLVGATYILQRQHLLQLPFGNSLVAAPRDYSQTAQTRLDHSKTVWSLATTHDGQTLVSSSGDTTIKIWHLPSGKPIRTLSGHTAAVWSVAITPDGRSLVSGSGDQTIKVWNLQTGELIRTLTGVEATVWAVAISQDGKTLVSADSNNTIKVWDLPAGKLLRSFAADTTRLRTIALSPDGQTLASGGQGQDIKIWDVNTGQLIRTLAAHKSKIITVAISPDGETLASGSNDETVEIWNIRTGRLVRTLHGHTDHVNSVAISADGQFLVSGAEDREVKLWSLRTGRLLHTFQGHPGDVYAVAISPDDQTVISGDKEGQIKFWR
- the crtE gene encoding geranylgeranyl diphosphate synthase CrtE; protein product: MVVTDNPQTPQEKVPFDLPAYLQQRQSQIEAALDRAIPIAYPEKIYEAMRYSLLAGGKRLRPILCLATCELAGGTTEMAIPTACALEMIHTMSLIHDDLPAMDNDDYRRGMLTNHKVYGEDIAILAGDGLLAYAFEYVAAKTENVPAPRVLQVISRLGRAVGAAGLVGGQVVDLESEGKADVSIETLNFIHNHKTAALLEACVACGAILAGAPEADLQRLTRYAQNIGLAFQIVDDILDITATQEELGKTAGKDLQAQKATYPSIWGLEESQRQARQLVQAAIAELDSFGEKALPLQAIAEFITSRTH
- a CDS encoding divergent PAP2 family protein → MQDFGDILDNSVLLVAVIACLIAQASKLIVELVKNRKLDVRVLVTTGGMPSAHSALVTALATGIGQTTGWASTEFAIATIFAIIVMYDAAGVRQAAGKQARILNQMIDELFHENKEFNEDRLKELLGHTPFQVIVGSVLGVTISWLASPAY
- the folD gene encoding bifunctional methylenetetrahydrofolate dehydrogenase/methenyltetrahydrofolate cyclohydrolase FolD is translated as MVMQQAKLLDGKALAQRLQSELKEQIQKQTAIGRPPGLAVLMVGDNPASAAYVRNKERACTNVGIASFGEHFGVEVTQSELEETIHRLNRDERVDGILVQLPLPEHLDGVALLHQIDPDKDADGLHPTNLGRLVRGEPGLRSCTPAGVMRLLQEYQISLKGKQAVVVGRSILVGKPLALMLLEADATVTIAHSRSQDLGAITQSADILVGAVGRPGLITADMVKPGAVVVDVGINRVTDASGSSRLVGDVDFDAVQNVAEYITPVPGGIGPMTVAMLLQNTFASYLQRHQ
- a CDS encoding pyridoxine 5'-phosphate synthase → MPTLGVNIDHIATIRQARRTVEPDPVAAAVLAELGGADGITVHLREDRRHIQERDVRLLRETVRTHLNLEMAATDEMVAIALDVKPDYVTLVPEKREEVTTEGGLDIVGQLDRMNEVVDKLQSADIPVSLFIDADSAQIEASVKVKAQFIELHTGRYAEAHNEASRQQELDILAQGAKQAIASGLRVNAGHGLTYWNVYPVACIPGMEELNIGHTIVSRAALVGLERAVREMKRAIRGEV
- a CDS encoding DMT family transporter, which produces MIVYLKLVLTAVVWGGTFIAGRWVVQSLEPFSAAFCRFAVSSICLLFLTAQQEGQLPRLQRKQLTQVILLGMTGVFAYNAFFFLGLQTIAASRAALIVALNPTFIALGSVLFFKDKLTILKLIGIITSLLGAALAISRGNIVNILADNLSIGDLFLFGCVFSWVAYTLIGKLAMQQLSPLVATTYACLIGTIALFFPALSEGILQQFFQINLVTWLVIWYLGFLSSALGFIWYSEGVRTIGPAKAAIFINLVPVSAILLAAVVLQEEITLSLLVGGTLVVIGVLLTNKA